A window of Fusarium oxysporum Fo47 chromosome II, complete sequence genomic DNA:
ACAATTGGTTCGGGTCTGAAGAGACCGCTCGAGGTCGACGACGAAGGACGACCGGTGATCAAAAAGCGACAGAAGCGAGGCGGAGTCAAATCAAAATTCTCCCTGGCGCCAATCGAAACGCCACTTGAGCCCGAGTCTGAAGAAGCTGACAGTGTTGCAAGTGATAGCGATAGCGATGAGTGGAATGGTTTCAGCGACGACTCGGCTGAAAAGGATGATATCGCAGAGGATGATAGCGAAagcgaggaggaagatgatgaagaatcCAGTGAGGGATCCGAAGAGTCTGATGAGGACATGGAAGACGCAGACGAGAACAAAGCACAGAGGTCATCGTCTTTCAAGGCATGGGCACACCAACAGCGAAACGAAGCTCTAGGTTATCAATCCATCGAGGGAACAACAGCAAATCTTGAAATCCCCAAGCCAGAAAGTTTTGTTCCCCGAGCCCCTGAGCAAGATCCTTTACCGATGGAACTACAACCAACGCAGAATATCAATCGAAAGGTTTACAGCGTAACGGTTACGAGAATACCAGAAGTCCAGGAGGCTAGGTTAAAACTTCCTGTGGTATCAGAGGAACAAAGGATAATGGAAGCGATTCATAACCATGACATTGTCGTTGTTTGCGGCTCCACAGGTTCCGGAAAGACTACTCAAATTCCTCAGTTCTTGTATGAATCTGGTTATGGTTCCCCCGACTCGCCAACGCCTGGTATGATTGGTATCACTCAGCCCCGTCGAGTCGCTGCTGTCAGTATGTCGAAGCGAGTTGGTGAGGAACTTGGTGATAAGTCTGAGGTGGTGGCCTACCAGATCCGTTTCGAGGGCACAGTTGATCCTAAGACGGCTATCAAGTTCATGACTGATGGTGTTTTGCTACGAGAAGTTGCGCAGGATATTACACTGAAGAAGTATTCGGCCATTGTCATCGACGAAGCTCATGAGAGAAGCGTCAACACGGATATCCTGATTGGTATGCTCAGCCGAGTCATCAAGCTCCGAGCAGAACTAGCAGCAGAGGATCCTACAGTCAAGCCTTtgaaactcatcatcatgtctgctACATTGCGGATAGAGGATCTCACCATGAATCCGACGCTTTTTGCCACTCCACCGCCAGTATTGGAGGTTGAGGGCCGACAACATCCTGTCACCATTCATTTCTCCCGAAGAACTCAGCATGATTACGTGGAAGAGGCCTTCCGAAAGATTAGCAGAGGCCATAAGAAGTTACCACCTGGTGATATCCTTGTGTTCTTGACTGGCCGCAACGAGATTCTAGAGCTCAGCAAGAAGCTAAAGGCTACATTTGGCGGTCCAAAGACTGCGGATGGACCCAAAGTACAAATTTCTGCTAGCGAGGCTCCTATTGAGGTAGAAGATATTGAGTTTGGAGACGTGGATGACCGTAATGGCGATGATTTTGATGAGATACCCacagatgacgaagatgaggacgatgaggatgagttCCAGATCGAAGAGGACCAGGAGGTTGCACCATTAAAGATGCGAGTCTTACCTCTTTACTCCTTGCTTCCAACACGCGAGCAGATGCGAGTCTTTGAGCCAGCACCTGAGGGCACACGAAACATCATCTTGGCAACCAACGTTGCGGAAACCAGTTTGACTATTCCTGGTATTCGATATGTCTTTGACTGTGGCCGATCAAAAGAGAGACAGTATGATCGTCTAAGTGGAGTTCAGAGCTACGATATTGGATGGATCAGTAAAGCCAGCGCAAACCAGCGATCTGGTCGTGCTGGCCGTACCGGTCCTGGCCATTGTTACAGACTCTACTCCTCTGCAGTATATGAGAGAGATTTCCCACCTTTCACAGATCCTGAGTTGTTGCGAATGCCTATTGAGGGTATCGTGCTACAGCTCAAGGCGATGAACCTGCAGCATGTTGTCAACTTCCCCTTCCCTACACCACCTGATCGACGAGCGCTTGCTAAGTCTGAGAAGCTGTTGACATATCTCTCTGCTATCTCCTCGACAGGACAAGTTACGCAGATTGGTCAAACCATGTCTGTGTTCCCTCTGTCTCCTAGGTTTGCGCGCATATTGCTGGTTGGCCATCTTCATGACTGTATCCACTACACAATTGCTCTTGTTGCTGGTTTATCAGCCGCCGAAATTTTCATTCCTGAGAACCAAGCGATTCCGGCGCTCGCAGCAAAGGATGAAACCGCTATCCGTACAACATCAGACGTCATTGCAGAAGATCGTCAAGCCAATGTGCGAAAGATGTTTAACGAGGTTCACAGGAATTTCTGTTACCTAGACGATAAATCCGATGCTATCAAACTTCTGCAAGTCGTGGGTGAGTTTGCTCATGAGCCTACAGAGGAATGGTGTGAGAGCCATTTTGTCAGATACAAGGTGCTTAAGGAAATCCAACAGCTGCGACGACAAATCACAGAGCTGTTGAGGACAAATGTTTCGGCTTTCACCAACCTGAAATACCAGGATAAGCTGGATCCTCCATCCCCCAAACAAGTCGCTGCTCTGAAGCAAATGGTCGCGGCCGGCTTCGTGGATCAGGTTGCTATTCGAGCAGATCTTACACCCAACCCTCCTGAGCAATTCCGCAAGCCTCGCCGGTCCATCGATGTTCCATATATCCCCTTGATTCCTATCCACGCTGGCAAGGAGGTTGAAAGCGACCGTGCAGTGTACATCCATCCCACCTCACCTCTTGCCCACATCAGTATTCAGGAATGCCCCGAGTACATCGTTTACTCTTATCTCCAGCGAGCTGCGCAATCAGTTGATGCGGAAAAGCGTCCCAAGACAAGAATGCATGCCCTTACAGACGTAACTGGCGGGCAACTAGCAGGGTTGGCCAAGGGAACACCCCTTATCACCTACGGCAAGCCGATTAAGGAGCTCAAACCCACAACGGGCACGGATGGAGCTGCAGTTCGAGAGTGCTTTGTGGTTCCATATTTGAGAGCCGAGAGCACCGGTGGTCAAGGATGGCCTCTCCCTGCGAAGAAGGTGAAGCAGAGAAAGGTTCCTGGCAAGGGATGGGTTGTGGAGTAGAGGTTGCAGATACGGGAGATGTTTTCGATAATTTAGTCTTAAAAGTTGACATAGACAAGATACCTCGTGGTTTATACAAAATAAGATTTCATGTATATTTACGTTCTGAGTCTCGGCAGTAAACGGTGTTGTGTGATTGGGTGATCTCGACGTCATTATGCAAGCATGATGCTATAAGATGAGAACTTCAAAGAACACGGCTTCAGTTGAGATCATAAGACTTGAAAGTGTGCGTTTTAGAGTCATTTTCTCATGCGATTTTGGACAAGTTAACCATAAATATGTCTGAAAGATCCAATGCCCTCTTCCCAGGCGTGGCTTTGGTCACTGGCGCCGCATCGGGTATGGTCCACTGCTCCAAATAACTAATATTCGGTTCTTCATCTAATGATACAAGGTATTGGACGTCAAGTCGCTATATCATTTGCCATAGAAGGGTGTCGGAGGCTCGCCCTGTTTGACAAAGACAGCACAGGTCTGAACGATACCAAGGCGACCATCAAAACTACGAGCGGAGATGCAAATCCAGATGTGTTCATCAGACACGTTGATAACCTTGACACATATGAAGTTTCCAGAAACATGGAACTTGCTATCAAGCATTTCGGGCGTATTGACTATGCCGTCAACTGTGCTGGTATGTCTATACACTGTTTTGCTTTGACTTCTACTCACAATGGCATTGGAAAGGAATATATGGTCCGACAAAGCAGAGTCATGAAGTCACCCCTGAAGAGTTCGATCATGTTATAAATACCAACTTTCGTGGTCTGTGGCTGTTTGCACGAGAAGAGCTAAAATATATGACCAGTCAAGATGTTGGAGTTACTCATGATGGACGGCCTGGGTTTAGAGGTTCTATTGTCAATGTTGGAAGCAACCTCGGCCTCGTGGGGAAACCAAAAACTCGTGAGAATATATTGTACCTTGAACAGGCTTATATGCGGGCTGACAGTTGGGACAGCGGTATATAGCGCCTCAAAGGCAGCTATCATTAGTTTGACGAGAAGTGATGCTATCGATGTAAGTCCAACTGATGGGTTGACCCTACCTTCTTATTTAACACATACAGTATGCCAAAGATCAGATTCGTGTTAACTGCGTCTGCCCTGGAGTTATTGAGTAAGTTATCTCTTGGTGTCCCTGTACGCATACTGACCTCGCAGAACTCCCATGACGGCTAATGTTCCGGAAGATGACCCGGCCGTACAGACTGCCGTcatgaaaagaaaagggacTCCGCAGGAAGTAGCAGATGCTGTTTTGTTCTTATCAAGTCccaaggcttcttttattcAGGGTGCTGCATTGTCAGTTGATGGGGGCTATACTATTAGTTAGGGACGTTAAAACAGATGACAAGAGCACAATAATGAACTGTATTGGGGTATCAAACTACTCTATAAAAACTAAAAACAACACTTTTCCCCAGATTAACGCCACGTCCTTGCTGGTAATAACTCAAGACGCAGCTGGTGTGCTAGTAGAGTTGACCATTTTGCTCTTCTTACGCCTAGGCTTGGGAGCAGTCGCTGATTTGGGTGTTCTCTCCTTGCTCTCCTTCTTATCATCAACCTTTGTATTGATCGTCGGCGTATTAATACTCCTAATGGGGCCATCCGTTTTTCCAATTTGTGGTGGTTTGCGGCCTGTTGTTGTGAGGTGGAACTCTCCTGGGCGACCTGTGATAGGgttctcgtcgatgtattcACCGCCGTACTTCATGTGAATCATGAAAGACTCTTCTGCTAGTCTTTCCAGTGActtctcgtcatctttcTGCGCGGCTGCTGTAGGGGCAGCTGGAGCTTTGCTAGCTTCATCTGATACAGGCATTGGGGTCGCCGCTGCAGAGGTATGGATCCTTGGCTTTGTTGATGTCTTGGCTGATGGGAGCTGGTAAAAGTTACCCATAGAGGGACCCCATTTTCTGACTGATTCAGCAGTTGTCACAGCATTGGTAACTTGCGAAGATATAGTCAACTACAATGATGAGGTTAGAACCGTTCGCGAAACAACTGCTGCAAAGAACATACAATTCTTGCTGAAAGAATGGCACTGAGAGTGGGTGCCATGTAGATATTCTCCCCCACCACGAAGTATGTGGCGTGAACAGTaatctcatcgtcgtcataCGCTGACTTTCGTCTCGtttgcttgcgaatgaccCATACACCTGTACCAGCGCCAGGGCCAGTTTCAGCAGGCTCTTCGACAACCCTGAATTCAAGGCCTGACATGGTGTTAAGATGTGTCTCGAAGGCTTCGCGTGTCTGAATGACTGGATACATCGATGGTACATTCATGGCTTGGTTATATACAACAGCGTTGTTCGACGTGCGCTCGAAGAAGGGCGATTCTGCGAAGTAAAAGAGGATGGTGTTATTGTGCAGGCCGCCCATTTGTTGAATCGCCATAGGAGAGCGCCATTGGATCTCGTCGAGGGGAGGATCGTTTGGATTCGACATTGTGAAGAATCGGGGTTATCTTGTTAGTATTATTGGGGCAGCTTCCTTCGTTGTATTTGTTGCTATGAATGGTAATATTTCCTTGGAGTTTAGTTAAAGGTTCAAGAAACGTATTGAAGCTCCAGCTCTGTTTGACGTGGGGTTCCGCTTCTAGCGCGTTACAAGGCGGCCGTGTTCCGCCTCAGCGGCTCATCCAGTAAGAGGCGCCGCGCATCAATTTCAACCTCCAATCTTCGATCTCACAACCCTCATAGTTCATCACGACGAAAAGAAACCCCTCCATATATCGACACCAGAAAGGGATCTAATCTAGACAAGACCACCAGCACCCAAAAACACGCCATGGATCTGCTTTCAAGTATCCGCAAGACTGGTTCCAGAGGAGGCGTCAACTTTAGCTGGGATGAAGTCGCAAGCTCTTCACATCGCGAAAACTATCTCGGCCACAGTCTCAAGGCACCTGTTGGACGCTGGCAAAAAGGTCGCGATCTCAACTGGTATGCTAAAGCCGAAGACGACTCTGGAGAACCcaatgaagatggcgagacCGAGGAGGAGCGTCGAGAGAGAGAACGAAAGGAGGAATTGCGCAAAATcaaggaggctgaggaggacGCTATCGCAAAAGCCCTGGGTTTGCCACCCCCTGTACGAAACTCTTCTGGTGCGAATGCAGTAGAGGTTGATCCCAGTAAACGAAAGGTTGGTTCGGAAAGCGGCCCTCCTGAGGAAGCTGGGAACGAAAAGAGGGAGAGCTCAAGACGTCATGACGACACCGAGAGACGAGAACGACGAAGGCATCGAAGTCACGATCGGGGTCATGATCGCGAGCGCCGCCATCGACGACACAGGAGGAGCCGAAGTCGAGACCGTGATAGAGGCAGGGAACGAGATGAGGATGGACCAAGGCACAGACACAGAGATAGGGATGGTGATAGGGAAAGTAGCCATGGCCATAGGCGTCACCGTGAGGCTCATCAAAGAGGAGGTCCTAAGGAAGACGAACGACGACACAGGGATAGGAGCAGGGAGCGCCGCCGATCGAGATCGAGAGATAGACGCAGACGTAGTGCCAGTCCTAGGCCTCATCGTCGAGACTAAAGTCACAGCTTCTGGCCTTGAACTCATTAGTCGAATATAAGATACCCCTCCCAGAGATATCAAGGGAAAGCGTCAAGTCACCATTTGTATCCATATTGCGTCCAAATCAATGAGTCAATTCTTTGCGCTTCCCATATAGAAGGAAGTTTGCATACTTTTAAAGCTCTCTACCTGACCTAACGCCATACCAAACCACTGTTGTTACACCCATACTATTACACGATTAGGACTGGCTAAGGGGTTGGCCGTCCTTAGCCTTCTGAGCACCGTACTTCTCCAATCGGATAGACTGGATAGCAATGAAGCCAGTGCTGTCCATGGGAGAAAAGGTGTCAAGGCTGTCCATTGAAGCATCCTCCTGGGAGTAGAGGCTGCTGGTCTCGCTGGATCGTCCAAGGACGTAAACATTGCCCTTGTACGCACGGAGGCGGACCTGACCGTTGACACCCTTTTGAGCAGAAACGATTGCCTCATCGAGCCACTCACGCTCAGGGGAGAAGTACATGCCATTGTAAAGGCACTGGGACCACTCGATAGTCACAAATTGATCTCGAAGCTTGCGGACCTTTGAGTCGAGGACAAGACCCTCGAGATCGACGTGAGCAAGGCGGGCGATGGTGAGACCAGGGGTGTCGTAGCATCCTCGGCTCTTGAGCCCAATCCATCGGTTCTCGACACTGTTTAACTGTAAGCATAGTGTTATGCTACAAATCAATGGTGAAAGTGGACGTACATGTCAATTCGGCCGACGCCGTGGTCGTGACCAATCTTGTTGAGCAGTTTGAACAGCTCTACCGAGTCGGTAGCCTCTTGGTCAGGGGTAGCAACCTTGACAGGGAGACCCTTCTCGAAGTACACGGTGAAGTCGAGAGGCTTGTCAGGAGCCTCAAGGGGATCGACAGTCTGGGTCCAAAGGTCCTTAGGAGGAGTGTGATCGGGGTCTTCGAGAATACCAGCCTCGTACGAGCAATGAACGAGGTTCTCGTCCTGGCTCCAAGGAGCCTTGGGGGTCGATGAAACAGGGATGTTGTTCTCGGCGGCGAACTTGAGGAGATCCTGTCGACCCTGGAACTTCTCACAGAATTCGGGGAGTCGCCAGGGGGCGATGACCTTAATGGAAGGGTTGCAAGCCTTGAAGGCGAGCTCGAAACGAACTTGACTAAGGGGCTCTGTCAGTGATCTATGAATTAGAATTTTTTCGTAATGGAAAGTGTCATACTCGTTCTGCGGCATGTTAGCAGGTGGTTCTCAAAGTCTGACGGTTTTACTTACGCCTTTGCCTGTGCAGCCGTGGCTCAAAAGATTGCAGTTGTACTTCTCAGCAACGCGGACCTGGGCGCGAGCGATGACAGGTCGGGCCAGAGCAGTTCCAAGGAGGTATCGGTCCTCATAGATGGCATTGCACTGGATTGCTCGGAAAACGATCTGCTCGACAAACTCCTTCTGAAGATTCTCGATGATCATGCGCTCCGCGCCGAGAGCGAGGGCCTTCTTTTCGACAGCATCGAAGTCCTCGACCTGACCAACATCGGCGAGGAAGCACTAAAGAATGTCAGATTGAACCTGGAGAAGCAGCTGGAGGAGTTTCACATACCACAACCTCGTAGCCCTCTAGAATGAGCCATTTTAAGATAGTCGAGGTATCGAGACCTTGGCTAAATGTTAGCAATAAATCTCACATTTAATCACTCCAGGTGCAGTTTGGAGAAAGAGCCAGAAGTGTATACCTCCAGAATAGGCACTGCAATCAAGAGTTAGCGAATGTTTTTTATATCAGCAGCCTATCATCAACGGCATATAAACTTACAGACAAACACGGCCTTTTGACATTGTGAAGTCGTTTTGTTGTGAGGTGTGCCGTTATttggccaagatgaagagaaatggtgatgttgagcAGCAGGCTTCGGTGTGTGCAAGTGTTTGAGTTTGAGCAAATGGTCAAAGGGAAATAAcatatattatatactacGAATTTGACTCACTTCGAGATACTGTTCTCCCGTACAAAAAGCAAAATCTTAACTCGGCCATGCACCCAGCCGTGCCTATCACAAAAACAATGATTCACTTACAAGACTTCGGCCTCCGACTCCGGACTCGACGAACTATCTACAAAAACGACCCCAGAATTTACCAAGATAGAATTCAGTTACAGGCTTGGCAATTCCTTGATAGGGAGCGAGTCATAGCTATTTGTTGGGGGGGAAGAAATCACTATCAATGGTCCCATTTTGAGCTGCGAATTCGGCAGGCTAAGGCGATCGTTGACTCAATATCAAAAATTTCGATGGATGGATCTAAGCACGGCCCTGGCTACCTGGTCTAAGTTGACGGGATCCATGACGGGTAGCAGCGGTGATCCTTTTTTCGACAAGGCCCACGACAGCTTATGTTCGTTGGAAAATGCCTAGAAATGTATGTAACTCTAATGCACCTAGTCTCTCGAGTCTCAGTAATGACGGGAGTTTTATCAATCTGGACGATGCATCCTGCAAATAGCGTTGCACAAAGCTTTCAGTTTCAGTCAAATGCACTCTCGAGAGACCGTCGATTCTTCAAGATCTcctccagcagcaacatTTCCAGTCCATTAAAGAAAAATGTTGCTTAATGAAGCCTCAGATCCTCCATCTTAAAGTAATCGGACTTTTGTACAAACGGGAGTACGAGGTCCAGTAATCTACCACAGAAATTAGTGGTGATGATAATTAGAGCTGAACTTAGCGGCGAGGCTGCCCCAGATCACTATATCTTCCCAGCGCGACGGCATGTGGTGTGAGTCGATATCCATCTTGATTGGCCAGAGACAGTGGACAACGTCACTTTCAGGGACCACCTCTAACAGCCTCGGGGTCTTTATTGTACCACGGGTTTGAGATCATATGAACGATGAAACCGTCTTCATACATCATCTAGACTTCTGATTTCTCAACGCCATCCCCTTTTGCCACACTGTTTGCTTCCTATTGTGATTCTGTCACATCCCCCTATGTGCTTAGGGTTTGATAAAACTTAATACCGTTTGCCACCTCTCACCGTCGTACGTAGTCGCTGTCTGCCTTGCTTATACTCCAAGACCACTTCCTTAAACTCGTTCACAGAAAGTATCATTACTAACGAACAACAGATTAGAGGTgcctctttctcttttctgGACATATATCTTTCAAAACCTTACCCTCCCGTCGACACAAGAATGCGCGTATAAACCATCACAATCCTACCACGATGGACTATTCAAGACTACGAGCCGCCGCTCTCCGCGATggcgaagacgaggaagccGTTACCGTCGATACTCGAGCTCTTATCGACAAAGTTCTTGCGCGATACTCGGGCGAATGGACAACATTACGAGAACTAATTCAGAACGCTGCGGATGCCCAGGCAAAGACGGTCAGCGTCAAATGGGAAACTCTCCCATCAACACAGGTGCCACTACCGAATACCACGAGCCGATCCGAGATACTGAAACACACCTTGTCAAACCATACACTTCGCCGATTAGTCGTGCAGAACGATGGACAACCCTTCACAAAGACAGACTGGGGAAGACTGAAGCGTATTGCCGAGGGCAACCCCGACGAAACAAAGATCGGTGCCTTCGGTGTCGGTTTCTACAGTGTTTTCGCTGATTGCGAAGAGCCGTTCGTCAGCTCCGGCAATGAGGCCATGGCGTTCTACTGGAAGGGAAATGCACTTTTCACAAAGAAGTCTCAAATTCCAGCAGATCAAGCTACCCATCATACAACCTTCGTCCTCGACTACAGAAATACAACTACACCCCTCCCGAACTTGTTGTCTGTTAGCCAGTTCCTTGCGACGAGTTTGACTTTTGTTGCGCTCGAGCACATTGAGTTCTGGATTGATGACTACCAGATTCTGTCTCTGAAGAAAAAGTCATCTCCGAGTGTTGaacttcctcttcctcgcgACCTCGAGGCGAGGACAAAGGATGGCCTAATGAAGGTTACTAGCGTTGACCGCACAAGCACACAGATCGATGCGTCTTACATGGCCGCCATAGGATGGAAACCACAAGCTACGACATCCACCACAAAGAATGAGTCCTACGGTGCCCCTGAAACTCCTTCCTTAAGATCCTTCTTTGCCCGTCTTACGTCAAGTGCGTCACAGGCAGGCATTAGGACAAAAGCACAGCACGAGGAGAATGCTGCGCAAGTGACGATTTCCGAAGATGTGACTAAGCTTTCATCCTCCACAATCTTCCTTCGGGCGACTTCTGCAAGTATTCGTACAAGCGTAGCCTCGTCCTTTGCTTCCGAACTCGAAAGAGCGACAAAGAAACCCCCGCCAAAGACAACCAAAATCGCCATCCTAACTTCGTCCTATGATGAGACTCAAGCTTCGCAAGAGGCCGCAACATCGGGGGCGCTTGGCAAAGCTACAGATGTCTTTGCATCTGTGCTTCCCAATAAAAAGCCGGGCGGTCGCATCTTCATTGGCTTTCCCACCATGCAAACTACCGGAGCTGGACTCCATATTTCAGCACCGTCAGTGATTCCCACTGTGGAAAGAGAGGCTATCGACTTGAATGCTCGTTGGGTCAGGACATGGAACCTTGAAATTCTTCGTGCTGCTGGTATCATTACTCGACTTGCCTTTGCCAACGAGATGAGTGACCTGAGTAGCCGGATCAAACAGGTTATGGCCAAAGAGACCAAATTCTCTCCCGCAGTCATCGCCAAGTTCATGCCAGAAGCTCTTCACATTCACAAAACCTTCACATTTGAGGACTCAACTCCCAGCAGTCAAGTTGGTCAGATTATTGAGGAAGCTTTTTGGATGTGCTTTAAGAAGGCCTCAATCGAGACCTACTCAACACGAGGCGTGTTGCAAACAGTCGATGTGCGCATTGCTTCGGATGAGATGAGTAAATTCGTCAACAGCATCCCTGTTGTAcctgaggagatgaagggtGTCCCATTCGTGAAAAAGCTCATAGACTTCGGTCTTATTTCACACATCACAGTCACAGATGTGAAGAAGGAGCTGGAGACAAAGGCTATGAACAAAGTTCAATTGATGAACTTCATCAGTTGGGCaggcaagaagagcttgagtgGTGAGCTCGATCCTGGCAGTCGATCTGCTTTGCTTGAAGTAGCTGTTGGCACGATGAGTGATGATGGGGAACAAGGCGAAATAATTGCCCTCGGTAGCATCCGGAATCACCTCATTGCGAACAGAATTCCTGCCAACTTGCCCATTCCTCCTACCACAATCCCTCATGCGCTCACTGCCAACTCTCAGCAGGCTGAATTGCGTGCTTTAGGATGGGAGCCGCTAGAAATTCTCCCATGGTTGAGATTCCTTTTGGACACAAATTCTTCTAGATCCGAGGAACAGAACTTGACTCAATCATCCAAGTTTGC
This region includes:
- a CDS encoding argininosuccinate synthase — encoded protein: MSKGRVCLAYSGGIHFWLFLQTAPGVIKCLDTSTILKWLILEGYEVVCFLADVGQVEDFDAVEKKALALGAERMIIENLQKEFVEQIVFRAIQCNAIYEDRYLLGTALARPVIARAQVRVAEKYNCNLLSHGCTGKGNEYDTFHYEKILIHRSLTEPLSQVRFELAFKACNPSIKVIAPWRLPEFCEKFQGRQDLLKFAAENNIPVSSTPKAPWSQDENLVHCSYEAGILEDPDHTPPKDLWTQTVDPLEAPDKPLDFTVYFEKGLPVKVATPDQEATDSVELFKLLNKIGHDHGVGRIDIVENRWIGLKSRGCYDTPGLTIARLAHVDLEGLVLDSKVRKLRDQFVTIEWSQCLYNGMYFSPEREWLDEAIVSAQKGVNGQVRLRAYKGNVYVLGRSSETSSLYSQEDASMDSLDTFSPMDSTGFIAIQSIRLEKYGAQKAKDGQPLSQS
- a CDS encoding mediator complex subunit MED6 gives rise to the protein MSNPNDPPLDEIQWRSPMAIQQMGGLHNNTILFYFAESPFFERTSNNAVVYNQAMNVPSMYPVIQTREAFETHLNTMSGLEFRVVEEPAETGPGAGTGVWVIRKQTRRKSAYDDDEITVHATYFVVGENIYMAPTLSAILSARILTISSQVTNAVTTAESVRKWGPSMGNFYQLPSAKTSTKPRIHTSAAATPMPVSDEASKAPAAPTAAAQKDDEKSLERLAEESFMIHMKYGGEYIDENPITGRPGEFHLTTTGRKPPQIGKTDGPIRSINTPTINTKVDDKKESKERTPKSATAPKPRRKKSKMVNSTSTPAAS
- a CDS encoding kinase phosphorylation protein-domain-containing protein — translated: MDLLSSIRKTGSRGGVNFSWDEVASSSHRENYLGHSLKAPVGRWQKGRDLNWYAKAEDDSGEPNEDGETEEERRERERKEELRKIKEAEEDAIAKALGLPPPVRNSSGANAVEVDPSKRKVGSESGPPEEAGNEKRESSRRHDDTERRERRRHRSHDRGHDRERRHRRHRRSRSRDRDRGRERDEDGPRHRHRDRDGDRESSHGHRRHREAHQRGGPKEDERRHRDRSRERRRSRSRDRRRRSASPRPHRRD
- a CDS encoding P-loop containing nucleoside triphosphate hydrolase protein gives rise to the protein MIGITQPRRVAAVSMSKRVGEELGDKSEVVAYQIRFEGTVDPKTAIKFMTDGVLLREVAQDITLKKYSAIVIDEAHERSVNTDILIGMLSRVIKLRAELAAEDPTVKPLKLIIMSATLRIEDLTMNPTLFATPPPVLEVEGRQHPVTIHFSRRTQHDYVEEAFRKISRGHKKLPPGDILVFLTGRNEILELSKKLKATFGGPKTADGPKVQISASEAPIEVEDIEFGDVDDRNGDDFDEIPTDDEDEDDEDEFQIEEDQEVAPLKMRVLPLYSLLPTREQMRVFEPAPEGTRNIILATNVAETSLTIPGIRYVFDCGRSKERQYDRLSGVQSYDIGWISKASANQRSGRAGRTGPGHCYRLYSSAVYERDFPPFTDPELLRMPIEGIVLQLKAMNLQHVVNFPFPTPPDRRALAKSEKLLTYLSAISSTGQVTQIGQTMSVFPLSPRFARILLVGHLHDCIHYTIALVAGLSAAEIFIPENQAIPALAAKDETAIRTTSDVIAEDRQANVRKMFNEVHRNFCYLDDKSDAIKLLQVVGEFAHEPTEEWCESHFVRYKVLKEIQQLRRQITELLRTNVSAFTNLKYQDKLDPPSPKQVAALKQMVAAGFVDQVAIRADLTPNPPEQFRKPRRSIDVPYIPLIPIHAGKEVESDRAVYIHPTSPLAHISIQECPEYIVYSYLQRAAQSVDAEKRPKTRMHALTDVTGGQLAGLAKGTPLITYGKPIKELKPTTGTDGAAVRECFVVPYLRAESTGGQGWPLPAKKVKQRKVPGKGWVVE